The Carassius carassius chromosome 9, fCarCar2.1, whole genome shotgun sequence genome includes a region encoding these proteins:
- the LOC132149378 gene encoding protein ELFN1-like, producing MASRRASGASKGDMWKSAFFWSLAIIYLTHISGVRGDCWLIEGEKGFVWLAICSQNQPPYEAIPQHINSTIVDLRLNENKIKSIHYSALSRFTNLTYLNMTKNEINYIEDGAFSAQFNLQVLQLGFNKLRNLTEGILRGLGKLQYLYLQANLIETVTPNAFWECPNIENIDLSMNRIQVLDRSTFTSLTKLTTCELYTNPFNCSCELLGFVKWLSVFPNRTSERMVCDSPAGVSGYSLLSQNPNNPTYRNALHMLSTVCTEDYTTSYIAVPTETTTYPPDSTPCGLEDCPSGTEPEEISISPTYIDLDVKPIMKLKQVSHTNAVITVQIPYPYKKMYILVLYNNSFFTVIQNLKRQKEDIELKNLKPHTDYTYCVASIRNSLRFNHTCLTLSTGHRNGKERATSNATATHYIMTIIGCLFGMVIVLGIVYYCLRKKRQQDEKHKKAGSLKKSIIELKYGGELEGGTISRLSQKQMMAGESMTRMPYLPSGSGMEQYKLQDISDTPKMAKGNYMEVRTGEHLDRRECEMSMPGNSQGSVPEISTIAKEVDKVNQIITNCIDALKSESTSFQGVKSGAVSTAEPQLVLISEQPQSKSGFLSPVYKDSYHHSLQRHHASDASPKRPSTATGGPLRSPRPYRSEGPYKSESKYIEKTSPTGETILTITPTAAILRAEAEKIRQYSEHRHSYPDAHQIEELEEPDSRKTSILEPLTRPRARDLAYSQLSPQYHNLSYSSSPEYYSKPSHSIWERFKLHRKRHKNEEYMAAGHALRKKVQFAKDEDLHDILDYWKGVSAQQKS from the coding sequence ATGGCTTCCAGGAGGGCATCAGGAGCTAGTAAAGGAGATATGTGGAAGAGTGCCTTCTTCTGGTCTTTGGCCATAATCTATCTGACTCACATAAGTGGAGTGAGGGGGGATTGCTGGCTCATAGAAGGTGAAAAGGGCTTTGTATGGCTCGCCATTTGCAGCCAAAACCAGCCACCCTATGAGGCCATCCCTCAGCATATCAACAGCACCATAGTGGACCTTCGATTGAATGAGAACAAGATCAAGAGCATCCACTACTCTGCCCTTAGCCGCTTTACCAACCTCACATACCTGAATATGACCAAGAATGAGATTAATTACATTGAGGATGGTGCTTTTTCAGCCCAGTTCAACTTGCAGGTTCTCCAGTTGGGttttaataagttacgtaacttAACTGAAGGGATTCTCAGGGGTTTGGGAAAGCTGCAGTACCTCTACCTCCAGGCCAACCTGATTGAGACTGTGACACCCAATGCCTTCTGGGAGTGCCCAAACATAGAAAACATTGACCTTTCTATGAATCGCATCCAGGTGCTTGATAGGTCCACCTTCACCAGCCTGACAAAGCTGACCACCTGTGAACTCTACACCAATCCTTTCAACTGCTCCTGTGAGCTCTTGGGGTTTGTCAAGTGGCTCTCTGTCTTTCCCAACAGGACAAGTGAACGGATGGTGTGTGATTCTCCTGCAGGAGTCTCGGGCTACAGTCTCCTAAGTCAGAATCCGAACAATCCCACATACCGGAATGCTCTGCATATGCTGTCCACTGTGTGCACGGAGGACTACACGACTTCGTACATCGCTGTGCCTACTGAGACCACCACTTACCCTCCAGACTCTACACCATGTGGGCTGGAAGACTGTCCCTCAGGGACTGAGCCAGAGGAAATCAGCATCAGTCCCACGTACATAGACTTAGATGTGAAACCAATCATGAAACTTAAGCAAGTGTCTCACACGAACGCAGTAATCACTGTTCAGATCCCTTACCCCTACAAGAAGATGTACATCCTTGTCCTGTACAATAACAGCTTCTTCACTGTTATACAGAATCTGAAGCGACAGAAGGAGGACATTGAACTGAAAAACCTAAAACCCCACACCGATTACACCTACTGTGTGGCTTCCATAAGAAACTCATTGCGTTTCAATCATACTTGTTTAACACTATCCACAGGGCATAGGAATGGAAAAGAGCGAGCAACTAGTAATGCAACAGCCACTCACTACATAATGACTATCATAGGATGTCTTTTCGGTATGGTAATTGTTTTAGGGATAGTGTACTATTGCTTGCGAAAAAAGAGACAACAAGATGaaaagcacaaaaaggcaggaagctTAAAGAAGAGCATAATTGAGCTTAAATATGGTGGTGAGCTAGAGGGTGGGACGATATCAAGGCTGTCTCAAAAGCAAATGATGGCTGGGGAGAGCATGACCCGCATGCCCTATCTACCTTCCGGCAGTGGAATGGAGCAATACAAACTTCAAGACATTAGTGACACTCCAAAAATGGCCAAAGGAAATTACATGGAAGTGAGAACAGGGGAACACCTAGATCGAAGGGAATGTGAGATGTCTATGCCTGGCAACAGCCAAGGCTCAGTTCCCGAGATATCGACAATCGCAAAGGAAGTAGACAAGGTAAACCAGATTATTACCAATTGTATAGATGCTCTGAAATCAGAGTCCACCTCCTTCCAAGGGGTGAAATCTGGTGCTGTTTCAACAGCTGAACCTCAACTGGTACTGATCTCAGAGCAGCCTCAGAGCAAGTCTGGCTTCCTGTCACCTGTCTACAAGGACAGCTACCACCACTCTTTACAAAGACATCACGCATCAGATGCTTCTCCGAAGCGTCCGAGTACAGCAACTGGTGGTCCACTGCGGAGTCCAAGGCCTTACCGCTCAGAGGGGCCCTACAAGTCAGAGTCAAAGTACATTGAGAAAACTTCACCCACAGGGGAAACTATTTTGACTATCACACCCACAGCTGCGATACTAAGGGCAGAGGCGGAGAAGATCCGTCAGTATAGTGAGCATCGGCACTCCTACCCCGACGCCCACCAAATTGAAGAGTTGGAAGAACCAGATAGTCGGAAAACGTCCATTTTGGAGCCCCTGACACGGCCTCGTGCCAGAGACTTGGCTTACTCGCAGCTCTCTCCCCAATACCACAATCTCAGTTACTCGTCTAGTCCTGAGTACTACAGCAAACCATCACACAGCATCTGGGAGCGCTTTAAACTCCATCGCAAGCGACACAAAAATGAGGAGTACATGGCTGCAGGTCATGCTCTGAGGAAAAAAGTGCAGTTTGCTAAGGATGAAGATCTTCATGACATTCTAGATTACTGGAAGGGAGTGTCAGCCCAACAAAAATCTTAA